The genomic region AGCGATTGTCGGCCGCGCCCGAAACCACTATAATGAGCCCTTCCATACCGCCCTCGCAGGAGGCCTCCGCCCATGACTTCGACCCTTTCCGACGACGCCCTGGCCGGGATCGCCAAGCGGCTCCGAGCCCATTCCCTTCGCATGACGACGGCCGCCGGCTCGGGCCATCCCACGACCTGCCTGTCCATGGCCGAGATCGCTGCCGTGCTGTTCTTCCAGGCCATGCGCTGGAACCCGCGCGATCCCGAGGACTGGGGCAACGACGAGCTGGTCCTGTCCAAAGGCCACGCCGCGCCGATCCTGTGGGCGGCCTACGCCGAAGCCGGGGTCATCACGCCGGCGTCCCTCCTCAACCTGCGCAAGATCTCGAGCGAGTTGGAGGGGCATCCGACCCCCCGCATGAAATGGATCAAGGCCGCCACCGGATCGCTCGGCCAGGGCTTGTCCGTGGGCGTCGGGATGGCAGCGGCTCAGCGGCTGGGCGGCTCGCCGGGGCGGGTCTTCGTGGTCATGGGCGACGGCGAGTGCGCCGAAGGGTCGGTCTGGGAAGGGGCCAACGCGGCCGCCCATCTGAGATTAACCAATCTCTGTGCCATCGTCGACGTCAACCGGTTGGGCCAGTCGGGCCCGACCATGCATGAGCACGGGGTGGCGGCCTACGCCCGAAAGTTTGAAGCCTTTGGCTGGGCCGCAGTCGTCATCGACGGTCATGACATCGACTCCGTGAGCCAGGCCTTGGCCCAGGCGGGCCGCACGGGCGCGCCGCTGGCGGTCATCGCCAAGACCCTCAAGGGCAAGGGCGTTTCCTTCCTTGAAGACCAGAACGGCTGGCACGGCAGGCCGCTCAAACCCGAGGAATTGGAACGAGCCTTGGCCGAGATCGGCCCCCTGCCTGAGGGCGATGCGGCCGCGCTGATCACGCCTCCTCCCGCTGCCACCCGGCCCGAGCCGGGCGTGCGATTCGATTTCCCGCGCACGGCCTACGCCGAGAAGACGGCCACCCGGCTGGCTTACGGCAAAGCCCTGGCGGCTCTGGGCGGGGTCAACAGCTCGATCGTGGCCATCGACGGCGACGTCAAGAACTCCACCTATGCCGACAAGTTCTTCGAGGCTTTCCCGGCCCGCTCCTTCCAGTCCTACATCGCCGAGCAGAATATGATCGGGATGGGCATGGGCTTCGCGGCCAAGGGCTACATCCCGTTCATGGCCACCTTCGCCGCCTTCCTCACCCGGGCCCACGACCAGGTCCGGATGGCGGCCTATTCCTATTCCAACATCAAGGTCTGCGGCTCGCACGTCGGGGTCAGCATCGGCGAAGACGGGGCGTCCCAGATGGGCCTCGAGGACATCGCCCTGTTCCGCTCCGTGCCGGGCTGCGTCGTCCTCTACCCGGGCGACGCAGTGTCGGCGGAAGCCTGCGTCGAGGCCGCCGCCCGGCATCGGGGGCCGGTCTATATCCGGGCCTCCCGGCCCGCCACAGCCCTGCTCTACGGTCCCGGCGAGACTTTCCCCATCGGCGGATCGAAGATCCTCCGCCATTCCGCGCAAGACGCCGTCTCCGTCATCGCGGCCGGCAT from Candidatus Aminicenantes bacterium harbors:
- a CDS encoding transketolase, whose protein sequence is MTSTLSDDALAGIAKRLRAHSLRMTTAAGSGHPTTCLSMAEIAAVLFFQAMRWNPRDPEDWGNDELVLSKGHAAPILWAAYAEAGVITPASLLNLRKISSELEGHPTPRMKWIKAATGSLGQGLSVGVGMAAAQRLGGSPGRVFVVMGDGECAEGSVWEGANAAAHLRLTNLCAIVDVNRLGQSGPTMHEHGVAAYARKFEAFGWAAVVIDGHDIDSVSQALAQAGRTGAPLAVIAKTLKGKGVSFLEDQNGWHGRPLKPEELERALAEIGPLPEGDAAALITPPPAATRPEPGVRFDFPRTAYAEKTATRLAYGKALAALGGVNSSIVAIDGDVKNSTYADKFFEAFPARSFQSYIAEQNMIGMGMGFAAKGYIPFMATFAAFLTRAHDQVRMAAYSYSNIKVCGSHVGVSIGEDGASQMGLEDIALFRSVPGCVVLYPGDAVSAEACVEAAARHRGPVYIRASRPATALLYGPGETFPIGGSKILRHSAQDAVSVIAAGITLHEALKAADELAAGGIAIRVLDAYSVQPLDVEGLRAAVSETGNLAVVVEDHYEAGGLGEAVASALAGRARIRHLCVRELPRSGKPEELLDRCGINARAVVAAVKELMA